One window from the genome of Gimesia aquarii encodes:
- a CDS encoding NADPH-dependent FMN reductase → MQNVTIIATSLNPKSKSQILARQMESHLIADGVECQLFDLRDLNIEMCGTNESWGNEDIAKIAESVKQASHVVFAVPIYCYDVNSAAKNIIELTGRSFTNKVISFLCSAGGGGSYMSVMSFANHLMLDFRSVIVPRFLYTQDSDWSEEGTLDESIQERFELLINDMRMIQVDASLAE, encoded by the coding sequence ATGCAAAATGTTACTATTATCGCGACCAGTTTAAATCCCAAATCGAAATCTCAAATTCTTGCGCGTCAAATGGAGTCACATCTCATTGCCGACGGGGTCGAGTGCCAGTTATTTGATCTACGTGATTTGAATATCGAAATGTGCGGTACGAATGAGAGTTGGGGAAATGAGGACATTGCCAAGATCGCTGAGTCGGTGAAGCAGGCTTCCCACGTTGTATTTGCCGTACCGATCTATTGTTATGACGTGAACTCCGCAGCCAAAAATATCATAGAATTGACGGGCCGTTCGTTCACAAACAAGGTCATCAGCTTCCTCTGTTCTGCCGGTGGCGGCGGGAGTTATATGTCGGTGATGTCATTTGCCAATCACTTGATGCTCGATTTCCGTTCGGTGATTGTACCTCGTTTTCTGTATACACAAGACTCAGACTGGTCAGAGGAGGGAACGCTCGATGAATCAATCCAGGAACGGTTTGAATTATTGATCAACGACATGCGGATGATTCAAGTCGACGCGTCACTCGCGGAATGA
- a CDS encoding anthrax toxin lethal factor-related metalloendopeptidase — translation MVNRRGKWKLLSVRIVLLLFFSVAISISSRLQAEESPQFYDPVEKQIEGWTVAVDPLLLSQEHAETGKRALEALANHLQRVKYIVPEERVTDLQKLRIWVEWNNKKLNTMAYHPSKAWLIAHGHDPRLAKHIHISSVQKLLDRKMWAKHPYCVLHELAHAYHDQVLSFDHADIVTTYNAAKEKGIYEKVLVHTGKEARHYGLNNHKEYFAESTEAYFGVNDFYPFVRAELKAHDPAMYALMVKLWGPIP, via the coding sequence ATGGTAAATCGTCGAGGGAAATGGAAATTGCTAAGCGTGCGGATTGTTTTATTGCTATTTTTCAGTGTAGCGATATCGATTTCCAGCCGGTTACAAGCCGAAGAGTCTCCTCAATTTTACGATCCCGTTGAAAAACAAATCGAAGGTTGGACTGTGGCCGTCGATCCCTTGCTGCTTTCCCAAGAACATGCTGAGACGGGAAAACGCGCATTAGAGGCCTTGGCGAACCATCTGCAAAGAGTCAAGTATATTGTTCCGGAAGAGCGCGTCACAGATTTGCAAAAATTGCGGATCTGGGTCGAGTGGAATAACAAGAAACTGAACACAATGGCTTATCATCCGAGCAAAGCCTGGTTGATCGCACATGGGCATGATCCACGTCTCGCCAAGCACATTCATATCTCCTCTGTTCAAAAACTGCTGGATCGAAAGATGTGGGCCAAGCACCCTTACTGTGTCTTGCACGAACTGGCGCATGCGTATCACGATCAGGTCTTAAGTTTCGATCATGCCGATATCGTGACCACGTACAATGCAGCAAAAGAAAAAGGGATCTATGAGAAAGTATTGGTACACACTGGTAAAGAAGCCCGGCACTATGGCCTGAACAACCACAAAGAATACTTTGCAGAGTCGACCGAGGCGTATTTTGGCGTCAACGATTTCTACCCGTTTGTACGGGCAGAACTCAAAGCCCACGATCCAGCGATGTACGCATTGATGGTCAAGCTTTGGGGCCCGATTCCTTGA
- a CDS encoding HpcH/HpaI aldolase family protein: MHVKKLKDKLIKGETVYGSLFQHAVVPAMVESIPDNSLDFVIVTPEHTTLDLAEFLPLRYALKSKGIVCLARTHSRDPADVARVCDTFDGVVVPYVEEYEQAQQLAAAAVYRPLKGMVLDRVLETGKWPSKKTEDYIEKRNEETLFIPMIESVPAIENLEKICSIPGVHAVFVGPGDLTANMGIPREYDHPELIAAIQKVIDTANKQHVAAGCWFGTAKQALRTMRQGARLVVYANDGLMLQHAMQSAFTELRKG; the protein is encoded by the coding sequence ATGCATGTTAAAAAGCTGAAGGACAAACTGATCAAAGGCGAAACCGTGTATGGTTCATTGTTCCAGCATGCGGTGGTGCCGGCGATGGTGGAGTCGATTCCTGATAACTCACTCGATTTTGTGATCGTCACGCCCGAACATACGACCCTGGATCTGGCGGAATTCCTGCCACTGCGATATGCCCTGAAGTCGAAGGGCATTGTCTGTCTGGCACGCACACATAGTCGTGACCCTGCGGATGTGGCCCGCGTTTGTGATACCTTTGATGGTGTGGTCGTGCCTTATGTGGAGGAATACGAACAGGCCCAGCAACTGGCGGCGGCCGCCGTGTATCGCCCATTGAAAGGAATGGTATTGGATCGGGTCTTAGAGACTGGCAAGTGGCCCAGCAAAAAGACCGAAGACTATATTGAAAAGCGAAACGAAGAAACCCTGTTTATTCCGATGATCGAATCAGTGCCCGCGATTGAGAATCTGGAAAAGATCTGTTCGATTCCGGGAGTCCATGCCGTGTTTGTAGGGCCAGGCGACTTGACGGCCAATATGGGAATCCCCCGCGAATATGATCACCCGGAATTGATCGCCGCGATTCAAAAGGTGATCGACACAGCCAACAAACAGCATGTCGCTGCTGGCTGCTGGTTCGGTACAGCGAAGCAGGCACTTCGCACCATGCGGCAGGGTGCCCGGCTCGTCGTGTATGCCAACGATGGTTTGATGCTGCAGCACGCGATGCAGAGCGCGTTCACTGAACTTCGTAAGGGATGA
- a CDS encoding glycosyltransferase, producing MFVLATLSSICLLSFALLYVYWGQRCIRLYQNQTSNPDYTPVASVILSVRGNDPFLTDCLEGLLNQDYPNYTVKIVVDHITDPAWKLVDQYLQNQRHSHCEVTVRENHSGGCGLKNASLVQALSELDDDVEVVAWLDSDVVPHQSWLRDLVAPLQDPQVGVTSGIRWYAPRDTNIGTLVRHAWNAAAVIQVLSLEIAWGGSIALSRAVFKNPHLQNSFSKMMWEDSGLKSIASELNKELAFAPAATMVNAESTSFSSCFQFITRQLLNARFYHAKWSFIATVGLTTAIAQTMLILLAMLFLTQGNLLWAGISAGVLVFTGVCVTAIIYRMSSLIHQLVRDRGEEFQRRPLRTAAVLWLTIYVYCAALITAIRTKTIDWRGVSYHVPSPFEVQITHYEPYRKPIALTEQLELENISL from the coding sequence ATGTTTGTCCTGGCAACATTAAGCAGCATCTGTCTGCTGAGCTTTGCGCTGCTATATGTGTATTGGGGGCAGCGATGCATCCGCTTATACCAAAACCAGACTTCCAATCCTGACTACACGCCTGTTGCGAGCGTTATTTTATCAGTCCGAGGAAATGACCCATTTCTCACAGATTGTTTAGAAGGATTGTTGAATCAGGATTATCCAAACTACACTGTTAAGATTGTCGTCGATCACATCACTGATCCGGCTTGGAAGCTTGTCGATCAATACTTACAAAACCAGAGGCACTCGCACTGCGAGGTGACTGTTCGTGAGAACCATTCCGGAGGCTGCGGCTTAAAAAATGCCTCGCTCGTCCAGGCATTGAGCGAATTGGATGACGATGTGGAAGTGGTCGCCTGGTTGGATTCCGATGTGGTGCCGCATCAAAGCTGGCTGAGAGATTTAGTGGCACCACTTCAAGATCCACAAGTTGGCGTGACATCAGGAATCCGCTGGTATGCACCCCGTGATACAAATATAGGAACTCTAGTCCGGCACGCCTGGAATGCGGCAGCAGTGATTCAAGTGTTGTCACTGGAGATCGCCTGGGGAGGCTCGATTGCACTCAGCCGTGCGGTTTTCAAAAATCCACACCTGCAAAATTCCTTCTCAAAAATGATGTGGGAGGACTCTGGTTTGAAATCCATTGCTTCCGAATTAAACAAAGAATTAGCCTTCGCGCCTGCCGCCACAATGGTCAATGCAGAATCGACCTCCTTTTCCTCCTGCTTTCAGTTTATCACACGGCAATTATTAAATGCCCGATTCTACCACGCCAAGTGGTCGTTCATTGCAACCGTCGGTTTGACGACTGCCATTGCACAGACGATGCTCATACTGCTGGCAATGCTTTTTCTAACTCAGGGAAATTTACTCTGGGCAGGAATTTCAGCAGGTGTGTTGGTTTTTACCGGCGTTTGTGTGACTGCGATTATTTATCGCATGAGTTCGCTGATTCATCAACTCGTGCGCGACCGGGGAGAAGAATTTCAACGCCGTCCTCTCCGCACGGCGGCCGTACTGTGGTTAACGATTTACGTGTATTGCGCTGCATTGATTACAGCCATCAGAACCAAAACAATCGACTGGCGCGGCGTGAGCTACCATGTGCCTTCCCCATTCGAAGTTCAGATTACACATTACGAACCGTATCGGAAACCCATTGCGTTGACGGAACAGCTCGAACTGGAAAATATCTCGCTCTAA
- a CDS encoding transposase — translation MMNGPFTYFITWTTYGTWLPGDQRGWRKTSKGNQQPQPLLEEWSRNQMNEPPVLLNQLQRNKVETVCYEHAQIRGWLVHAINVRSNHIHVVVTANLPPKKIRDQFKANATRVLRQHPDPIKSGKVWTRGGDIQIVDAGENSLERVIAYIDEAQDRKNRDK, via the coding sequence ATGATGAATGGCCCATTCACGTATTTCATTACATGGACTACCTACGGGACATGGCTTCCCGGGGATCAACGTGGATGGAGAAAAACGAGTAAAGGCAATCAACAACCTCAGCCTTTGCTTGAAGAATGGAGTCGAAATCAAATGAACGAACCACCCGTTCTATTGAATCAACTCCAGCGTAACAAAGTAGAAACTGTTTGTTATGAACATGCCCAAATTCGTGGCTGGCTGGTACATGCTATCAATGTACGTTCCAATCATATTCATGTAGTTGTTACTGCTAATTTGCCACCGAAAAAAATTCGTGATCAATTCAAGGCAAATGCAACACGTGTCTTACGTCAACATCCGGACCCTATAAAAAGTGGAAAAGTATGGACGCGAGGAGGAGACATTCAGATTGTAGATGCAGGAGAAAACAGCCTGGAACGTGTAATAGCCTACATCGATGAAGCACAAGACCGAAAAAATCGAGACAAATGA
- a CDS encoding alpha/beta hydrolase: MVRFFLYFFLFCVPGFGISQAFGNEDLKANTKSAQVKTISMVYKKEPRRSLTVYYPDGWKPTDKRSALVIFRCRIPEQREYFRQRGMVIIKPQLAGVNSGKLPGLSLNEIAKLPKPRLQVEDTKSVIRFVRKNASQLGVNPQRIVATGTSGGGDLALQSYLNSAFEDPNDDRSVSHRPNALVLYCPAFDGIDIWYVKMETLLNNTKAKAPSFTPHLLQFIKNTTDDYATPLDHRAKLIELAAKLGKEQKIDESEIKHFQEILKLFNQRDWQLLHPVEDALKMSASRILTKEPLPPTLIMFGDRDHLFQHQKAFVEKAKAQGQNFELKIFKGAGHSFMLQPAFMEPSTNEVESFLKNQGFLP, encoded by the coding sequence ATGGTTCGCTTTTTCTTGTATTTCTTTTTGTTCTGCGTTCCTGGCTTTGGAATATCTCAAGCTTTCGGAAACGAAGACTTGAAAGCGAACACAAAAAGTGCGCAAGTTAAAACCATCAGCATGGTCTACAAAAAGGAGCCGCGGCGGTCGCTTACGGTTTATTATCCGGACGGTTGGAAACCAACAGATAAACGGTCGGCGTTGGTGATTTTTCGTTGTCGTATTCCAGAACAACGTGAGTATTTCAGGCAGCGGGGAATGGTGATCATCAAGCCGCAGCTCGCCGGTGTGAACTCGGGGAAGCTGCCTGGTTTAAGTTTAAACGAGATCGCGAAATTGCCGAAGCCACGACTTCAAGTGGAAGACACCAAAAGTGTCATCCGCTTCGTGAGAAAAAATGCCTCTCAACTTGGTGTGAATCCGCAACGCATTGTCGCGACAGGAACTTCCGGTGGTGGAGATCTCGCACTGCAGTCTTACCTCAATTCTGCATTTGAAGACCCTAATGATGATCGCTCGGTTTCGCATCGTCCTAATGCGCTGGTCCTGTATTGCCCTGCCTTTGACGGGATCGACATCTGGTATGTCAAAATGGAAACGCTGTTGAACAATACCAAAGCCAAAGCCCCTTCGTTTACTCCTCACCTTTTACAGTTCATCAAGAATACAACCGACGACTACGCGACGCCCCTGGATCATCGCGCGAAACTGATTGAACTCGCAGCAAAGTTGGGCAAAGAGCAGAAGATTGACGAATCTGAAATCAAGCACTTTCAGGAGATTCTCAAACTGTTTAATCAGCGGGACTGGCAGTTGCTGCATCCCGTCGAAGATGCGCTGAAAATGTCCGCTTCTCGAATTCTAACCAAGGAACCACTTCCGCCCACCCTGATCATGTTTGGCGATCGAGACCATCTTTTTCAACACCAGAAAGCGTTCGTTGAAAAAGCAAAAGCACAAGGCCAAAACTTCGAACTGAAAATATTCAAAGGAGCCGGCCACAGCTTCATGCTGCAACCCGCATTCATGGAACCAAGCACGAACGAGGTGGAATCGTTTTTAAAGAATCAGGGGTTCCTGCCTTAG
- a CDS encoding AraC family transcriptional regulator, with protein MSRKTSLNQQEESDHLIHPVNNVDANKIDLSYYLPSSQPQKTSSLKQSWNYLSYYHPTPGPFARFTSGHFPPGTRTQKHNHSVIAMHGSLQGPMTLLTPEGGFELDSGDFCMIGPGVDHHWSNKGPHTASTIAFVVDLDRLGHWPEESGIADACHELQTLVKGVQRVSSAENPDLQHAFWRMADQLISEHPHRMLDVTSRLLVFLTLVLDHLAPVSKTSEQDDLALQIRRLLLNRVNDRLTITEVAREVHVSPTLAKSAFRKTYGCGIMAYFNEIKIWQAKRMLGDPTMTVDQVSRKLGFSSPAYFTRTFRKLTGETPSSFRSKRSQPA; from the coding sequence ATGAGTCGTAAAACCTCACTCAATCAACAAGAAGAGTCGGACCATCTCATCCATCCTGTGAATAACGTGGATGCCAATAAGATCGATCTCTCATACTATTTGCCCTCTTCCCAACCTCAGAAGACTTCTTCGCTGAAACAGAGCTGGAACTATCTCTCTTATTATCATCCCACGCCGGGACCGTTTGCCCGGTTTACTTCCGGACATTTTCCTCCTGGAACTCGCACTCAGAAGCACAACCATTCTGTCATTGCCATGCATGGTAGTTTGCAGGGGCCGATGACGTTGTTGACGCCCGAGGGAGGGTTTGAGTTAGATTCCGGAGACTTTTGTATGATTGGACCGGGAGTAGATCATCATTGGTCCAACAAAGGTCCGCATACAGCATCGACGATTGCATTTGTCGTCGATCTGGATCGTTTAGGTCACTGGCCTGAAGAATCTGGGATCGCCGACGCGTGCCATGAATTGCAGACGTTGGTTAAAGGAGTGCAGCGTGTCAGCTCAGCAGAAAATCCGGATCTGCAACATGCCTTTTGGAGAATGGCAGACCAGTTGATCTCAGAACATCCCCATCGCATGCTGGATGTAACGAGTCGGCTATTAGTATTTCTCACACTGGTACTTGATCATCTGGCCCCGGTTTCGAAGACCAGCGAACAAGATGATCTGGCACTGCAAATTCGCCGCTTGCTCCTCAATCGTGTGAATGACCGTTTAACAATTACGGAAGTCGCCCGAGAAGTCCACGTTAGCCCGACGCTTGCCAAATCGGCGTTCCGCAAAACATATGGTTGTGGGATTATGGCTTATTTCAACGAAATCAAAATCTGGCAAGCCAAGCGGATGTTAGGCGATCCCACAATGACCGTTGATCAGGTGAGTCGTAAGTTAGGGTTTTCATCACCCGCTTATTTCACGCGCACGTTTCGCAAACTGACAGGCGAAACTCCCAGCAGTTTTCGGAGTAAACGGTCGCAACCTGCATAG
- a CDS encoding alpha/beta hydrolase has product MNVESKSLLKRVLPWLVPLPRGIFDKPQTGKQILVYYLCRIFAFYILLLILLMVLQRWLIYQPTRVSTLSVDQAGAPFGVVHDISTRTDDGLDLKGWHFLAGQVGCTDRAACDIELAKGRPVVILLHGNGGNRLHRTETCRLLASLNMHVFAFDYRGYAENPGSPSQTGLLNDARAFWKYAVRDRKIDPQRIILMGESLGGGVATLLASELCQKKTPPAGLILRSTFSSMVDAASHHYPWVPVSWLLWDQYPSLKVIPEIQCPLLVIHGTADHIVPYALGEKLFEAALPTSSTGIPKRMVTIQQGTHNGLIYEARGILTTTYDQFAKQVIPLTVIE; this is encoded by the coding sequence ATGAATGTGGAATCCAAATCACTACTAAAACGTGTGTTGCCGTGGCTGGTTCCCCTTCCGCGCGGGATATTTGACAAACCTCAAACGGGAAAACAGATTCTGGTTTATTACCTTTGTCGGATATTCGCATTCTATATTCTGTTGCTGATTCTGCTAATGGTGCTTCAACGCTGGCTTATCTATCAACCTACGCGCGTTTCTACTTTGTCTGTAGACCAAGCCGGTGCACCGTTTGGAGTGGTACATGACATTTCTACACGAACCGACGATGGTCTGGATCTAAAGGGCTGGCATTTTCTCGCTGGTCAGGTTGGCTGTACTGACCGCGCTGCCTGTGATATTGAACTTGCCAAAGGACGGCCTGTTGTGATTCTCTTGCATGGTAACGGGGGAAATCGTCTGCACCGGACTGAAACCTGTCGGTTGTTGGCCAGCCTGAATATGCATGTCTTCGCCTTCGATTATCGAGGCTATGCCGAAAACCCGGGCAGCCCCAGTCAAACAGGTTTACTCAACGATGCCCGCGCTTTCTGGAAATATGCTGTCAGAGATCGCAAAATTGACCCACAGCGAATTATTCTTATGGGTGAATCCCTGGGCGGAGGTGTGGCAACGCTACTCGCCAGCGAACTCTGTCAGAAAAAAACACCGCCCGCGGGTTTGATTCTGCGATCTACGTTCAGTTCGATGGTCGATGCCGCCTCACATCATTATCCGTGGGTTCCGGTCTCCTGGCTCTTGTGGGATCAATACCCCAGCCTGAAAGTCATACCGGAAATTCAATGCCCACTGTTGGTGATTCACGGGACGGCAGATCACATCGTTCCCTATGCCCTGGGGGAAAAATTATTTGAGGCTGCGTTGCCCACGTCGTCTACTGGCATTCCGAAACGCATGGTAACCATTCAACAGGGAACGCATAATGGCCTGATTTACGAGGCACGAGGAATTTTGACTACCACCTATGATCAGTTCGCCAAACAAGTCATTCCGTTAACTGTCATTGAGTAA
- the clcA gene encoding H(+)/Cl(-) exchange transporter ClcA gives MDIEMDESELSRRSELRNAMWVYLLALIIGLGVGTVGSAFHYTVQKTTKLFNVIGSVFSDNGTLAIVIAAVVGAVMVGTAAELVRRYAPEAAGSGIQEIEGIMSGLRPLRWRSLLPIKFIGGILSMGAGLVLGREGPTIHLGGCIGQIVGEKARSNEATMNTLLAAGATAGLSVAFSAPLGAILFMIEEMRRRFNYNFVSLHAVILASITANTVNDQVFGTLPQLPVQLQTWLPRFPPPGNLLISLPFYLTLGALIGVLGGGFNTVLLKCLRISDGLSRRTMLMIVCSVGAVVGVLMLIAPEFAGGGEALVKELFDKSPMLSFLLALLVVRAALTFLSYSMGVPGGIFAPMLALGALIGTSFGYLAQDLMPHANIHPGSCAIAAMGALFAATVRAPLTGIVLVAEMTASFNLLPAMIVTCMTASVVAQSIGSRPVYDLLLERTLKDSNV, from the coding sequence ATGGATATCGAAATGGATGAATCGGAGCTGAGTCGGCGGTCAGAACTTCGAAATGCGATGTGGGTTTACCTGTTGGCGCTGATCATTGGACTGGGCGTGGGAACGGTGGGGTCAGCGTTTCATTACACGGTGCAAAAAACGACTAAGCTATTTAACGTGATCGGTTCCGTGTTCTCCGATAATGGAACGCTGGCAATTGTCATCGCCGCGGTTGTCGGGGCTGTGATGGTGGGAACTGCGGCTGAATTGGTTCGGCGCTACGCACCGGAAGCAGCGGGAAGCGGTATCCAGGAAATTGAAGGCATTATGTCAGGATTGCGGCCGCTGCGTTGGCGCAGTCTGCTCCCCATTAAGTTTATTGGCGGTATCCTGTCGATGGGCGCGGGGCTGGTTCTGGGGCGTGAAGGACCAACCATTCATTTGGGTGGCTGTATCGGTCAGATCGTAGGTGAAAAAGCACGATCGAATGAGGCCACAATGAATACGCTGCTGGCAGCGGGGGCTACCGCAGGATTAAGCGTCGCCTTCAGTGCACCGCTCGGGGCGATTTTGTTTATGATCGAAGAGATGCGGCGGCGGTTCAATTACAACTTCGTTTCTCTGCACGCAGTGATTCTAGCCAGCATTACCGCAAATACTGTGAACGATCAGGTATTCGGAACGCTACCTCAATTGCCGGTTCAGCTCCAGACCTGGCTACCGAGGTTTCCTCCGCCGGGGAATCTGCTGATTTCTTTACCCTTTTATCTGACGCTGGGAGCACTGATTGGTGTCCTGGGTGGTGGTTTCAACACAGTGTTGCTCAAGTGCTTGCGCATTTCTGACGGACTGAGTCGACGCACGATGTTGATGATTGTGTGTTCTGTTGGTGCTGTCGTCGGAGTGCTGATGCTGATCGCGCCGGAATTTGCGGGAGGCGGCGAAGCCCTGGTGAAAGAACTATTCGACAAATCTCCCATGCTTAGTTTCCTGTTGGCTTTGCTCGTCGTGCGTGCGGCGTTGACGTTTTTGAGCTATTCGATGGGAGTCCCGGGAGGCATTTTTGCACCCATGCTGGCATTGGGCGCCTTGATTGGAACCAGCTTCGGTTATCTGGCTCAAGATTTGATGCCCCACGCAAATATTCATCCTGGCAGCTGCGCCATCGCTGCTATGGGGGCCTTGTTCGCAGCGACGGTTCGGGCACCGCTGACTGGAATTGTGCTCGTGGCAGAGATGACCGCCAGCTTCAATTTACTGCCAGCAATGATCGTCACCTGCATGACGGCGAGTGTTGTTGCCCAGTCAATCGGCAGCAGACCCGTTTACGATCTGCTCCTTGAGAGGACTTTGAAAGACAGCAACGTATAG
- a CDS encoding carbon storage regulator: MFVISRRTNESVFIDELEVTVGWIRFNKVQLIIGFDDEIAPLEDILYENTKMEISDEISIIAVRITEDKVRLGIDAPRGTRIDRSKGPEP, from the coding sequence ATGTTCGTCATTTCCAGAAGAACGAATGAATCGGTTTTCATCGATGAACTCGAAGTTACGGTCGGCTGGATTCGATTCAATAAAGTACAACTCATCATTGGCTTTGATGATGAAATCGCACCCCTGGAAGACATTTTGTATGAGAATACGAAAATGGAAATTAGCGATGAGATCTCAATCATCGCGGTTCGCATCACCGAAGACAAAGTTCGCCTTGGTATTGACGCACCAAGGGGAACGCGCATTGATCGCAGTAAAGGCCCTGAGCCATAG
- a CDS encoding Nramp family divalent metal transporter: MNDQQPINPFKRILRSLGPAIITASVVLGPGSILSASKIGHTYAYQMIWVLVIAVIMMIAMTALSARLGIQLEGTICDELAKRAGRPIAIATGIILFLIAACFQFSNNLGVLAAVEPFIDDGSNLSLGIIVGMNAFIIMALYGFKHLYGLIEKLMKLLVGIMMVAFAINLFQVKPDWMAALSGFIPSIPEGTFDTILPKWDAGADKVTDQMTPLVALYATTFSVAGAFYQSYLVRQKGWTRDNLKQGLIDSTLGISMLGLITMMVLITAAKVLYQNPDVTALSSVSDVAKSLEPAFGKSAMIIFSLGIFAGAFSSFLVNAMIGGSILADGFGLGGYIDQKWPKLFTVFALLVGMAVAIYTKTMGQKPVGLIIFAQSLTVLGIPMLAIAMLWLATRADMKGKNAIPAWMKILGFVGLISSVFLALRTAVKLLLPLING; this comes from the coding sequence ATGAACGATCAACAGCCCATTAATCCCTTCAAGCGCATTCTCAGAAGTCTCGGTCCGGCGATTATTACTGCTTCGGTAGTTCTGGGGCCGGGAAGTATTCTCTCTGCCTCGAAGATTGGCCATACCTACGCTTATCAAATGATCTGGGTGTTGGTAATCGCAGTGATCATGATGATTGCGATGACGGCGCTGTCGGCCCGATTGGGTATCCAACTGGAAGGGACCATTTGTGACGAACTGGCAAAGCGCGCCGGTCGCCCGATTGCGATAGCGACGGGCATTATTCTATTTTTGATTGCCGCCTGTTTCCAATTCAGTAATAACCTGGGTGTACTGGCCGCGGTGGAGCCCTTCATTGACGATGGCAGTAATCTCTCATTAGGAATTATCGTCGGCATGAATGCCTTCATTATCATGGCACTATATGGCTTCAAACATCTGTACGGTCTGATTGAAAAACTGATGAAGTTGTTAGTCGGCATCATGATGGTTGCTTTTGCCATTAATCTGTTTCAGGTCAAGCCGGACTGGATGGCGGCACTGTCGGGTTTCATTCCATCAATTCCTGAAGGGACATTTGATACGATTCTACCAAAGTGGGATGCGGGAGCCGATAAAGTTACCGATCAAATGACACCCCTGGTCGCCTTGTATGCAACGACTTTTTCTGTAGCGGGTGCCTTTTATCAATCGTATCTGGTACGACAAAAGGGCTGGACCAGAGACAACCTGAAACAGGGTTTAATCGATTCGACACTCGGTATTAGTATGTTGGGATTGATTACGATGATGGTGCTAATCACGGCTGCGAAAGTTTTGTATCAAAATCCGGATGTGACTGCTTTGAGTTCTGTCTCTGACGTGGCGAAGAGTCTGGAGCCCGCGTTTGGTAAATCGGCTATGATCATTTTCTCGCTGGGGATTTTCGCGGGTGCCTTCAGTTCCTTTCTGGTGAACGCCATGATTGGTGGCTCGATTCTGGCCGATGGTTTCGGATTGGGTGGCTACATTGATCAAAAGTGGCCCAAGTTATTCACCGTGTTCGCTTTGCTGGTGGGAATGGCTGTTGCCATTTATACAAAAACAATGGGACAAAAACCGGTCGGCCTAATTATCTTCGCTCAGTCTCTAACGGTCTTAGGAATTCCCATGTTAGCAATTGCGATGCTCTGGTTGGCGACTCGCGCCGATATGAAAGGCAAAAACGCGATTCCCGCCTGGATGAAAATTTTGGGCTTTGTGGGCCTGATCTCGTCTGTCTTTTTGGCTCTCAGAACAGCTGTGAAACTGTTACTGCCGTTGATTAATGGGTAG